The window ctCTCTGCttattctctctcactttccattaaattgttcagtatattaaaattgaagtgCCTCGTTTCatgatgataaaatatttaaaaacaattgTTCTCCGCCTTGATCCAACAACCTTTAGATTTTATCACTAGACTAAgtattgatttttcatttagacctaacaaatttatattgaaagcAATAAAAGCTTTTTCTTAAGTGCAAAATCAATTGTCATACATCGAACTCACAAGCAAtgtaaaattgacaaatttatCTATATGTGAAATTCACTTCTCTAATGTGAACTAttatattccataaaatataacCTTTACTAATTCAATAATCAGAATTAAGCatgtatcattataaaattataattctatttaattttagaaaatatgtttaaaaattgttttgggCTCTGgaaacatatttttatctttaagTGACTCAAGCCTTCGttgttgatttaatttagagtCTTAAGTTGGAGTCGTGTACGACTTAACTTGAGCCATCAATCATGATTGAATATATTGCATAACACATGCATGTAGCAATTCAACTGCATGTTTGATAGAATTTCTCATATTGCCAGGGAGAGTAAAAccacaatttaaatacttatatCCCAAAAGAGACAAAAAGTCAGATAGATAatgtatttttcttatttatccTCAACCACAAATGCCAGAATTTCATTCATCCATACACCTTCTGCTAACATGATAAGCCTAACAAATAGACAGTTTGATGAATTCACACAATTGCTTATTACAAACTATCTTCTCAACCTCATCAAGTATGGCAAAACAAGACCCTAATCAAATCTATATCAATTCCTCATTATTACTATCTACAAGTAAAGCCGCTGCTCCACTTGGTTCACGAACGTGGTCGGTTTCCTCAAGAAACTCGATCCACTCTCGAGCACGCCATGTCTTACTCGTTTAAGTTACAGATTTCGAGCCTCCCAATCTTCACTTCTTCGCCTGCAGAGTATAAGCTTGTTAAATCTATGCATCCATGGAATTTCTTCACTACTAGGCCACTACCAATTTTTGGGGTGAATAATCATCTAGTTTACCAACAGTTACAAAATCGTGGCTGACAAACTTCAGAATCAAAGTAATACAAAACAGGTGCCCAACTTTGATGAGGCCGTGATAATGAAGATGTATCACTGTTAAACAGAGCATACGACAACATTGGTTGGTCATAACAGGTTCGTGTTTTGATGTACTATTTCCTCGATTATATAGATCCTCGACATTGGGAACTTCACAATGTTCACATCACATTTCAAGATGCTAAGTAGATCAAAGTTTAGATATTGACCAGTATTTTCTCACAAAAAGGGGGATAATTCTGCAATGCCCTGATTACTGCACTAAGCACAACAAAGGCGATTGCAGCTATTCAGGAAGATACAACTTTCAACGGAAActattttctatttacttCCTATCCCGGTGCTCATTTGATCAGTGCACACCACATACACGATATGACCGTACAAATATGCACATGGCATATACCAATAAAATGATGAATGGAATTATATCATGATATAAGAAAAGACAGAATCAGAACAAGAAGGCAACATAACTAAATATCCCTGTAGTCACTGTCATTTGTGCGGGTCAAACTCTTATCATTATGAAGCAAGCAGATAAACGCCAGAGATACCATATGAAAAATAGCATATAAGGCAAAAAAGGAGGATAAAATTACCTGAGAATACAAGAAAGTGCCAAGAACTGCAATTGCAGCACCAAGAGCATTTACAGGTTGTACAGGTGTCTGGAAAATAATGATCGAGGAGACAATGACCGAAATACGTTTCATTGTATTTCCAATGCTAAACGTCAAAGGAGAAATCTCATCCAGCGACATGTATGACACCTGGTTATAGAGATGGTAAAATACACTCTGAGCCGCCATCCACCTATGTCCAAAATTAACCGCACAAAACATCACCAACATGGAACAATACAAACAAAATTGGctcaagaagaaaacaaagttCACTAAAAAACAAGTTATCTTGCTTCCTGAAATTCAACACATAGTATTGAAAACTACGTTCCTACAAATTAGTATAAATcttttaagatattttataaatgaaataaaatgcgATTACATGTTTAATCGAAAGCACATTCTTTGGGCATAATTTGTGTCGTGATGACTGATAAGACTTTTCAACTACAAACAAATTTACATAAATGTTTGTAAGAACGCATTGGATTTGGAACCATGAATCTTGGCATATCCTTGGAAGACAAAACAAATTAGCTTCATAATCAAGCAGAAGAAAACACTTTATCCCTgtgagtatatatatactatatccaaagaattataataaaacaaaataaacattgtGATTACCAAACGATCTGTGGTCCGATATCAGACAAAGCTTGATTAAAGCCTGCAGCCCACATCTGTGGTCCCTCCACAGCAATTGCAAAGGGGGTGAGAATTACTAGAGAAAGCATTGACAAGCAAGCATAGTAGTTCATTCCGCTGACCGACTTCCCCTTCATCCCCTTCTTGGAGAATATATTCCGAAAAACAAACGCCAAATTCGAGATCATGGCCCCCATGAAACCTGATTTTGACatagacataaaaaaaaagcaagcAAAACCCCTCAGAATCCACCAACAATCTCAAGTAACCAGAAATCACATGATTCAATGCTACTAATTAAAGACACAACAATTTCTTCACctaataaacaattaaaaagcAAAAATTGGTTAGTGAAAGTTACCAATCATGTTGAAATTGAGCTCGGTGAGAGCGGACAGACCGCAGCCGCCGATGATCGGAATAAGGGACAGATAAACCGCCGGCGGGAAGGTCTCTCCCAAGATGAATCTCGAAACCAAAACGCTGAAAGCAGGCTCGCCGCTCTTGATTATGTGAGTGAAGGAAACCGCCACCTTGGACATGCTCACAGTCGCCGCAACATGCCCAATTGTGTGCGCAACAGCTACCTAAACATCGGTATCATCGAAACCTTTAACCACAAAACTCCAAAATCCAGATCGCGGAAACCCCTAACAAACTAATTAAACCTAGAAAAAAGAACATACCGGAAAAAGCGATTTCCAAAATTCGAGATCGGTCTTGGGCGTCTCGGCGATCCGCAGCGCCCAGGAGACGAGCATGATAAGGGAGCCCGCAGCCAGCGAGAGCGTCGACGTGAGCCACGGATACGGATACGCATTCAGCACCTTTTTATTGTATATGTTGAACACCACATTCAAGCTCCACCACGTGGCGAAGTAAATTCCGATCTTTATCTTCCTCGCTGATTCAGATCGGGCGTCCGCCACCGGCTCCGATCGGCCAGCCTCATAGGCCGAGCAACCGATTGAAGTAGAAAGctcctttctttttctctctatcggCGGCGCCCCAATGTGCAGTGgcttagagagagaaacaagagaaattCGGGGAAGGCGTAGTGATGGCAACACCGGCAAACATCCTGGAGTGACCAAATTTGTTCGGGAAGTGAGAAGATAGGAGGCATGGCTGAATGAGGCAGGCTGCTTGAGAGAGGAAATCATGGTAGAATTGAGAACAAGGGATTGAAAAAAGGCGGAAATATTGATTGGGGGTttgaaagaagatattttggAGAGGGTGGAAAGTTTGAAGCTTTGGTAGTTGCAAAGGTTAGTGAGAAGAGTTAGGTTATGTATGTGTTAAGACTTAAGTAATCAAACCACCCACAGTTCTAAATAATACAGTAGCTGTAATTATCCCCAAACCTAAAGAGGgaaggagaaagagaaagaacggcaaaaaaaagttaagaaCGGAAAAAGCAAAGAAAAGAGAGGCATACATGACTAGATTACACAACTCGTGAGCGACTagctaattaaatttcaacttTCCTAATTTACACAtgtggagtactaattttgttaaatacaCGACCGCAATAGTTATTCAGTATGTTTGACATTACGTGTTTATAAGTAATTCTTTTGACATTaattttgacatttcaatatacaTTCTTAATAttgtgtgtttatattttaacgTCACcgtattaacatttttaatacactgtgttaatgagttagcaacttaaaaacttagaaatgtctctattagtttaaattcaaaaaaggtgcttaaaaaaacaatatccCTTTACATctaaacaatttttctttaatgaaTTAAGGTAGAAATGCTAAGAAAAACAGTTTGGTGTATGTATTTCAATTTGTTCAGTCATCCACCTATCTCCCCatgtacattttttataatctcATCTATTTATCCTCGCAATTGTATTTCTCTTCCACAGTATGATGACAacatatattagtatttggtATGTTTCGTTTTATAACCCCGTCtctttatgattttattgtcGCAACTGTTTGTCCATCATTCAATGTGGTAACGACCGATGCCTTATGGTAGTGGAGACATACGACAATAGTTGCCTCTTCCTCAATTTTTTCACTCAAGATGTGAGGAGCTCTCTCCACGATCATCATCATACCATGGCCGCTGATGCACCATGGTTGTTGTCTCTTTGGATTTTGAGGCATAGTTGGTGTGTGTTTCTAGGTTCTTATTTGAATTAGCGTGAGTGAGTTTGATGTAGTGATGCTATGTTAAGGAGATCTTTGCCTTTTCCTCTCCCAAAATTTGGAGttggattcaattttttttgaacaTTCATCAATTCACTGTACAGGACTAACTAATTCAATTAGGATTTGTAACACTATTTTTAGTGGAACTGATTGTTTTGGTTAATATTCCCTAAATAAGGACGCAATTTGTAAATTTGGAAGTCCGACCGTTAGTCATCACTCATTACATATACTCCTGTGATTTTGCATCTTGTGATTCTCATGAACATTttgaaacaaacaaaatgcaactagaatagtactacatttaatttatcatagtTCACGAGTTTAATagatcaatttaaatatttctgaTAAAATGAAGATATCAATTTGAAATGTTAATCAACCTAAAAAATGAGcagaacaaataaaattgattagcTGGCTGTTAATAGTATGTTCTcatcatcattttcttctattGCATTTATGGATAGAGCCTAGAGGGTACTTTTGTGGGCATATTCGTTTGTTAATTCACAGACCATTAGTATTTTATAGCTGTAGAAGTGAGAATCTAGAGAATATTACTTCGGATCTTGTAGTGCATGGACTTAGCAGATTATCAAGAACATTAACAATGTGCCTTGTCCTAGCTTACTTCTTAATTAATAATCTATTAATATCCTAAATCTTTATTAGGAGAGCATGATCAATCTTGCTTTTTCCACTAATTTGCTTTGAACAAGTTGTTGAATAAAGTACAAGTAATAAGAAAAGAACCACATGCAGCAGACATAACTAGATCAAGGAGGATCTACGCTTGTATCTTACTTAATCCCatctttttttcaataaaaagtcAAAACCATATAATcgtcatttaatttatttagtagtactagtatataggataatgaataaaagtaatttaacAGATAAATTAGGGAATATTATAAgtaattaactatataaaatacatTATCATGAACGTTACATTATTGTagatatatggagtatataaaactgcataatttaaattaattataaccaGCCATTGCGTAGGGAGGGCTAATATGTGTGTGTCTCTCaacaatgaaattaaaaaatcatttatactataatgcttaatttttatcttatcGTTACTTTGTAGCTCggatatttgaaaataaagcTTCAACTCTGCTCCAatgttcattttatattttcaaagaGAATTTCGACTATGGAAACTCGAAAAGCCCATCTCGCTCAATTAAATACGATTATACGAAAATACTacggtggtgttcggtttccaaaataaaataatacaagatacaatctagaattgagttgtgaaattattttggattagctatgactaattatcccatgattatctATCTAGCAATGAGTTGTGgggttgaatctcatgaaccaaacacactacaaatttaatcccacgtataatcttgcaaaccaaACACTGACTATTATATTTCCAGTGATAATATAATGATAATGAAACTTCTTCTTTTGAGCAATGGACTTTGACCTGTTGGATATAAAGCCACAAACACGCCAAAATTCGGGCAAAAAGTataattatcccaaaatatatttttagcaaaaattatattagaaCTTAGTTAAATTCTGATTCATccacaatttttaaaagtaattgaaaaacTACGAACTTTGGACTTTTCACAGTTATCCAATAACAACTTTTTTGCGACGtttaattttggataaattgcagataaatcatgaattttgatcgatttctagttaatttgcaattttaaaaattggccctaaaattttaaaatatttttcactgGTTTAATTAAGAGGAACTTATATCTAATGTGGCATTAGAAAGGAAGAGACCGtgaattttatcattttttttaagacaCTTAGCAAATAACTCAATCacatcaatttaaaataaaatagttcatcatcagaaaattgagaaagtatttaaatttatgattctttatacttattttaaagttactaacggataaaaatttgatcaaaattcaCAGCTTAACGACCTATAAGTTGTCATGATCAaacataatgaattcaaatttttagaaatttagatTATATAATTCAACATAAACTGCGCACTGACGgtataaaatctaaaattcaaaatcaatttggTACAACTTCTCATTTAGCACAATATGAAAGTGGCTTTTCATTTGAAAAGAATATTCTATTATTCCATTAGCATTTGAGACTTGCCATTTgactaatactactatatttaaaattgaaatatccTTATAATGCATGGAACATCCCATTTTCCCTAGGAAATATTTAGGAGCAAAATAATGCatgattgataattttatttatcaaataaaagatttataaattatattgtaaTTGTATGGTTAGACTTTTAAATAACATTAAggtatgaataataaaaaaaaagttgacaTGGTGcagaataaaatttaagattgtTAATTAATCAAGTTGCGTGTTTGTATATTGTAATGTTCCTATATATTATACGTTTATTGAAAGTAAAGAATTGTAGATGGTACAGCggattagaaatttaaaactgaataatatttgatgaggaaaattcaaattaaaactcatataGTCAACTGAATGACGAAGATTCCAATCTAGACTCATATTTATAACGATgaatatcaattaaattataaatatattagtgaaatatgatttTTGAACTGGATCTTGACCTGTTTGGATTAACACAGTCACAATTAAATTGTAGTTACACATTAGTATTAACGAAATAGGGAAatgacctcaaatgatatggTCTAAAACTAAAATGCAGATGAATTTCTCAATAAGTCCTATATATCTCGAGGAGAAATAATGTTCAAACATGGTAAAAACTGGAGGCCcctataaaacaaataaaaggaaagCAGCTTGACTTCTTGATTAAGAACCTTCTCACGAATAAAGTGATGTCGAACTTCAATGTGCTTCGTACGAGCATGAAAAACTGGATTTGAAGCCAACTTTATAGCACTTTCATTGTCGCACTTGATCTGCACAGGATAGTCGACATTGCTTAGCATATCTCCAATCAATCTCTTCAGCCAAACACATTCTTGTGCAGCCATGGTTGCTGCAACATACTCTGCTTCACTACTTGACAAGGCCACAGTATCTTGTTTCTTCGAACACCATGAAACGACCGCTGAACCAATATCAAAACAGTAGCCCGTAGTTGACCGACGATCATTTGAGTCTCCAGCCCAATCTGCATCAACAAATCCACTCAACAAGAATTTATCACAATTCTTATATAGTAGCCCGTGGCTTATAGTTCCTTTCACATAGCGTAGGATTCTCTTCGCAACATCTAAATGATAACTCCTTGGATTTTGCATAAATTGTGCAACAACACCAACACAGTAAGAGATCTCGGGCTTTGTGATGGTCAAGTAAATCAGACTCCATCAACAATGATGGGGAGGAACTTCTTAAGACCAGATGGAACAGCAATGCCAAAGGTGATTAGCCCTAATATGCAATACAATGCAAAGAATATGGCCAGGGAAAACATGTTGAATTCCGATGGAGTGTTTATGGAGAAGATGTTCCTCACTGCGTCGTCGTTCGTGGTGAGGAGAAGCGTAGCGAGATCGTTGTAGTGCCCTTTAGGGCAGTTGAATTGCTTGAAGTTCCCTTCCCTGCCAGTCGAGGGGCACGAAGAGTCGAGCGGATCACAAGGCCGGCATTGTGCAAGGAACGGGAGCCCGTAGAGGCACACGGACGTGAAAATCGAGACGCTCAACGCGAGGACAAGCTTATGCATCTTTCCCTTCCTGTAAAACAGGCACAAGTGAGAAAAAACCAGAGCGCTTCTTGCCCTAATCAAGAGAGGGAATGGTGATCATACTTATTTATGACATTGTACACTTTGAGAACTTGGTGGAGAGCATAATTGTAAAGGTTTCAAAAGGCCNNNNNNNNNNNNNNNNNNNNNNNNNNNNNNNNNNNNNNNNNNNNNNNNNNNNNNNNNNNNNNNNNNNNNNNNNNNNNNNNNNNNNNNNNNNNNNNNNNNNAAACAAAATACTTAGCATTCAAAGGTCGAGATTACAACGAGAGTTCTATGAGTACACAACTTCCAAAAGAAGCTAATTAAGTTAAAAGTTTCCGATTTATCTTGAAATGAAAGAATGAAATTCCGGGGCGTCACATCCCTATTACTTGGAGGCTCGAAAATCGAGACAAAATGAGGGAGAGAGAAGCCACGCTAgtggcggctagggttagggttgagaGAGGTGACTTgtggtgtgctagggtttccacatctcatcactatttataatggacttgttgggctaggttggggatccatggaatgacttaagtgttgggctcacccattagataaattgctaattaaatcaaatgacccatgatttaatatattatcaatggaatattattttattccactaaagaataatattgcactcccacttaaatcaccaaattacaaataacttgggtccattttattttataatatttccagcgtttaagattatcttgatccatcaatttaattcttttgtatgctatgtgactagaattaaattaattctccaaagagtttttctagtttgaaactttatttattattcgtggaataaattccaactgcgcagatttctgaataataaattcctctttcaaacacctcattggggatcacccttttagggatttaatcataccacactgggcacgcgaattctatgaaataatattccaataccttcatgttattcaattactaccacccaagatatcatgaacttgagttacgtacaaactctcacatattgataagtcaaagtggcgtttgattgaataaacaatattgatattaatatcatagactagaaaatactaaactttctgaaatatattctttcagtagatagcaataaagaatacatttcggattagatcctttcagtgctttaccacaccggtgttactaatctcttcttaggtaagagagaattatcataaacaccgcaaccgtaccaataggtagccaaagcctatctaggttgtgaatacgtttttcttcttactagatctggccaagtcccctactggaaaactcatgaggagattcatcgaatttccctacttgaccttcttagtaaaaagccttaga is drawn from Salvia hispanica cultivar TCC Black 2014 chromosome 6, UniMelb_Shisp_WGS_1.0, whole genome shotgun sequence and contains these coding sequences:
- the LOC125196932 gene encoding glucose-6-phosphate/phosphate translocator 1, chloroplastic-like yields the protein MISSLKQPASFSHASYLLTSRTNLVTPGCLPVLPSLRLPRISLVSLSKPLHIGAPPIERKRKELSTSIGCSAYEAGRSEPVADARSESARKIKIGIYFATWWSLNVVFNIYNKKVLNAYPYPWLTSTLSLAAGSLIMLVSWALRIAETPKTDLEFWKSLFPVAVAHTIGHVAATVSMSKVAVSFTHIIKSGEPAFSVLVSRFILGETFPPAVYLSLIPIIGGCGLSALTELNFNMIGFMGAMISNLAFVFRNIFSKKGMKGKSVSGMNYYACLSMLSLVILTPFAIAVEGPQMWAAGFNQALSDIGPQIVWWMAAQSVFYHLYNQVSYMSLDEISPLTFSIGNTMKRISVIVSSIIIFQTPVQPVNALGAAIAVLGTFLYSQAKK